Proteins encoded in a region of the Vicinamibacterales bacterium genome:
- a CDS encoding FAD-binding oxidoreductase: MDAKYLSDAAHFPGGHAAAIAIPRSPVEVPAIVRGARTLLAVGAQSSLTGGATPMGEVLLSTEKLNRILEIGPGRIRVEAGVSVAAMQEALAREGAWFPPAPTFTGAFAGGIVATNAAGAATFRHGPVRPWVQALTVVLADGTQLDVRRGGARAAALVPLPTYRMPDVVKVSAGYFSAPDMDLIDLFIGSEGTLGVITTVTFRTLSPMPTSALAFVPCPSEREALALVADLRREPAVAAIEHVDRRCLEILHEDGADRRCDVRVPSGTDLALLVQLELPPGTTAAEAFSQIEDSLGGGDTALGRVCRLLHAHGVFDATEMALPGQVRRAEQLIALREAVPAGVNQRVGRAQQTIDPRIAKTAADMIVPFERFGEMMRIYRDGFGSRGLDFAVWGHISDGNVHPNVLPRSYEDVERGKDAILFFGREAARLGGCPLAEHGVGRNPVKQALLRGLYGEDGIDQMRAIKRALDPDWKLAPGVIFPRA; encoded by the coding sequence ATGGACGCGAAGTACCTGTCGGATGCCGCGCATTTTCCCGGCGGTCATGCCGCCGCGATCGCGATTCCGCGCTCGCCCGTCGAGGTCCCTGCGATCGTGCGCGGCGCGCGGACGCTGCTCGCGGTCGGGGCGCAGTCATCGCTCACCGGCGGCGCGACGCCGATGGGCGAGGTCCTGCTCTCCACTGAAAAGCTGAACCGCATCCTGGAGATCGGTCCGGGCCGCATTCGCGTCGAGGCGGGCGTGTCCGTCGCCGCGATGCAGGAAGCGCTGGCCCGCGAAGGAGCGTGGTTCCCCCCGGCGCCGACGTTCACCGGCGCGTTTGCCGGCGGAATCGTCGCGACCAATGCGGCGGGCGCCGCAACGTTCCGCCATGGGCCGGTGCGGCCGTGGGTGCAGGCGCTCACGGTCGTTCTGGCAGACGGCACGCAGCTCGACGTTCGCCGCGGCGGCGCGCGCGCCGCGGCGCTGGTGCCGCTGCCCACGTACCGGATGCCGGACGTGGTGAAGGTGTCGGCGGGCTACTTTTCTGCGCCCGACATGGATCTGATCGATCTCTTCATCGGCTCGGAAGGAACGCTCGGCGTCATCACCACGGTGACGTTTCGCACGCTGTCGCCGATGCCCACGTCCGCGCTCGCGTTCGTGCCGTGCCCTTCGGAGCGGGAGGCGCTGGCGCTCGTCGCGGATCTCCGCCGTGAGCCGGCGGTCGCCGCGATCGAGCACGTCGATCGACGCTGCCTGGAGATCCTGCACGAGGACGGCGCGGATCGCCGCTGTGACGTCCGCGTGCCGTCCGGGACGGATCTGGCGCTGCTGGTCCAGCTCGAGCTGCCGCCGGGCACCACGGCAGCGGAGGCGTTCTCGCAGATCGAAGATTCGCTCGGCGGCGGCGACACGGCGCTCGGCCGCGTCTGCCGGCTGCTCCACGCGCACGGAGTGTTCGACGCGACCGAGATGGCGCTGCCGGGCCAGGTCCGGCGCGCCGAACAGCTGATCGCGCTCCGCGAGGCGGTGCCCGCCGGGGTCAATCAGCGCGTCGGCCGCGCGCAGCAGACGATCGACCCGCGGATCGCCAAGACCGCGGCCGACATGATCGTGCCGTTCGAGCGGTTCGGCGAGATGATGCGGATCTACCGCGACGGGTTCGGATCGCGCGGACTCGACTTCGCCGTGTGGGGGCACATCTCCGACGGCAACGTCCATCCCAACGTCCTGCCGCGGTCGTATGAAGACGTCGAGCGGGGCAAGGACGCCATCCTGTTCTTCGGGCGCGAAGCGGCGCGGCTTGGCGGCTGTCCGCTCGCCGAGCACGGCGTCGGGCGCAATCCGGTCAAGCAGGCGCTGTTGCGCGGCCTGTATGGGGAGGACGGCATCGACCAGATGCGCGCCATCAAGCGCGCGCTGGATCCCGACTGGAAGCTCGCGCCCGGCGTGATCTTCCCCCGCGCCTGA
- a CDS encoding transposase codes for MPRHPRVSPDGYAQHVLNRGDHRETLFFKSGDFRAFLRLVADAQRRVGMRILGYCIMRNHFHLVVWPHAGEDLPVFMQLLMNLHINHYLRHYRPASPGHIYQGRYTNAIVQADHHLLRVLRYVEANARSAGLVRRAEDYMWSSASPHARDPGRPELSDGPVPKPADWLTYVNARQTAKETSAIRESASRGAPYGAPKWVTRIADRFDLTHTLRKPGRPTGCAPEPIVSATDPVVQ; via the coding sequence ATGCCTCGGCATCCTCGCGTTTCGCCGGACGGGTACGCTCAACACGTCCTGAATCGCGGGGATCATCGCGAGACGCTCTTCTTCAAGTCCGGAGACTTTCGGGCGTTTCTCAGGCTCGTCGCCGACGCGCAGCGGAGAGTCGGCATGCGCATCCTCGGGTATTGCATCATGCGCAACCACTTTCACCTGGTCGTCTGGCCGCACGCGGGCGAGGACCTCCCCGTTTTCATGCAACTGCTGATGAATCTGCACATTAACCATTACCTGCGGCATTACAGGCCCGCCAGCCCGGGCCACATCTACCAGGGGCGGTATACGAATGCGATCGTCCAGGCCGACCATCATCTCTTGCGCGTGCTGCGGTACGTCGAGGCCAACGCACGATCCGCGGGCCTGGTGCGTCGAGCCGAGGACTACATGTGGTCCAGCGCATCACCGCATGCCCGCGATCCTGGTCGCCCGGAGTTGTCAGATGGACCGGTACCCAAGCCGGCCGACTGGTTGACCTACGTGAACGCGCGGCAAACGGCCAAGGAAACGAGCGCGATTCGGGAGTCGGCAAGCCGGGGCGCACCCTACGGCGCGCCGAAGTGGGTAACGCGAATTGCCGATCGATTCGACCTGACCCATACCCTGCGAAAACCTGGCAGGCCAACCGGTTGCGCGCCAGAGCCGATCGTCTCCGCCACCGACCCCGTCGTCCAATAG
- a CDS encoding formate--tetrahydrofolate ligase, whose amino-acid sequence MPLSVPSDIEIANNVTPRPIVDVARDLGLGPDDIEQYGRHKAKLPLDVAAQPARGRLVLVTAISPTPAGEGKSTVSVGLSQALRRLGVNAVLCMREPSLGPVFGVKGGAAGGGYSQVIPMADINLHFTGDFHAIASAHGLLSAMLDNHLQQGNPLGIDTRRISWPRTIDMNDRALRHAIIGLGGAANGVVREERWVIIPASEVMAILALATSREDLEHRLGRIIVGASQGPLRSPVRAQDLKASGAMAMLLKDALAPNLVQTLEGGPAILHAGPFGNIAHGCNSILATRAGLALGDVVITEAGFGSDLGAEKFFDIKCRVGGLNPEAAVLVATVRSLKMQGGADKRALTVGDLVALERGLPHLDHHIANVRQFGVPVVVAINRFIADTEAELQMVHDHAARLGATVVLCEVWEKGGAGGEALAREVLALLDGRTAKYAPIYDVTQPVREKIDTIVRRVYGGDGVDYTPGAERAIDHLESIGLHDTPVCMAKTQYSLTDDPSRLGRPRGFRITVSEVYGSAGAGFVVAKTGDIMTMPGLPKVPAAEGMSVTPEGHIVGLS is encoded by the coding sequence ATGCCGCTGAGCGTTCCCTCCGACATTGAAATCGCCAACAACGTCACGCCCCGTCCGATCGTGGACGTGGCGCGCGATCTCGGGCTCGGCCCGGACGACATCGAGCAGTACGGCAGGCACAAGGCCAAGCTGCCGCTCGACGTCGCCGCGCAGCCGGCGAGAGGCCGGCTGGTGCTGGTCACGGCGATCAGTCCCACGCCGGCGGGCGAGGGCAAGAGCACGGTGTCGGTCGGGCTGTCGCAGGCCCTGCGGCGCCTCGGCGTCAACGCCGTCCTCTGCATGCGCGAGCCGAGTCTCGGGCCGGTATTCGGCGTCAAGGGGGGCGCCGCCGGCGGCGGCTACTCGCAGGTGATTCCCATGGCGGACATCAACCTGCACTTCACCGGTGATTTCCACGCCATCGCGAGTGCGCACGGGCTGTTGTCGGCGATGCTCGACAACCATCTGCAGCAGGGGAACCCGCTCGGCATCGACACCCGCCGCATCAGCTGGCCGCGCACCATCGACATGAACGACCGTGCTTTGCGGCACGCGATCATCGGCCTCGGCGGCGCCGCCAACGGCGTCGTCCGCGAAGAGCGGTGGGTGATCATTCCGGCGAGCGAGGTGATGGCGATCCTCGCGCTGGCGACGAGCCGCGAGGATCTCGAACACCGTCTCGGCCGGATCATCGTGGGTGCGAGCCAGGGACCGCTGCGCTCGCCCGTGCGCGCGCAGGATCTCAAGGCATCCGGGGCGATGGCGATGCTGTTGAAGGACGCGCTGGCGCCCAATCTGGTGCAGACGCTCGAAGGCGGTCCGGCGATTCTCCACGCCGGCCCGTTCGGCAACATCGCGCACGGGTGCAACAGCATCCTCGCCACCCGCGCCGGTCTGGCGCTCGGCGACGTCGTCATCACCGAAGCCGGGTTCGGGTCCGATCTCGGTGCGGAGAAGTTCTTCGACATCAAGTGCCGTGTCGGCGGCCTCAATCCGGAGGCGGCGGTGCTGGTTGCGACCGTGCGGTCGCTGAAGATGCAGGGCGGCGCGGACAAGCGCGCGTTGACCGTCGGCGATCTCGTGGCGCTCGAGCGCGGGCTGCCGCATCTCGATCATCACATCGCCAACGTCCGGCAGTTCGGCGTCCCGGTGGTGGTGGCGATCAACCGGTTCATCGCCGACACCGAGGCGGAGCTGCAGATGGTGCACGATCACGCGGCGCGGCTCGGCGCGACGGTCGTGCTCTGCGAGGTGTGGGAGAAGGGGGGCGCCGGCGGCGAGGCGCTGGCGCGGGAGGTGCTCGCGCTGCTCGACGGGCGCACCGCGAAGTACGCGCCCATCTACGACGTGACGCAGCCGGTGAGGGAGAAGATCGACACCATCGTCCGCCGGGTCTACGGCGGCGACGGCGTGGACTACACGCCCGGCGCCGAGCGCGCGATCGACCATCTCGAGAGCATCGGTCTGCACGACACGCCGGTGTGTATGGCCAAGACGCAGTATTCGCTGACCGACGATCCGTCCCGCCTCGGCCGCCCCCGCGGCTTCCGCATCACGGTGAGTGAAGTCTACGGCTCCGCGGGAGCCGGCTTCGTGGTGGCGAAGACCGGCGACATCATGACGATGCCCGGCCTGCCGAAGGTCCCCGCCGCCGAGGGCATGTCGGTGACCCCCGAAGGCCACATCGTCGGCCTGTCCTGA
- a CDS encoding 2Fe-2S iron-sulfur cluster-binding protein: protein MSEPITLRPIGPPPRPQPPAVTLTIDGRHVTVPAGSTILAACQASGIAIPTLCFLETLKPVNVCRLCVVEVEGARVLAPSCSRAVEAGMVVKTRSPRVVLARRVVLELLASSVDLSTAPGLAELLSEYECRPERFGAAAATVAQPVKIDNDLYVRDYSKCVLCYKCVEACGPDHQNTFAIAVAGRGFGAGIATEFDAPLPDSACVYCGNCIAVCPTGALMASREFDLRRSGEWEPSRQTTTDTICPYCGVGCTLTLHVQDGEIVKATSPLDNSITAGNLCIKGRFGWSFVSPPARSTGAE, encoded by the coding sequence ATGAGCGAACCGATCACGCTCCGGCCCATCGGTCCGCCGCCGCGTCCGCAGCCGCCGGCCGTGACGCTCACGATCGACGGCCGTCACGTGACGGTGCCGGCCGGGTCCACCATCCTGGCCGCCTGTCAGGCCAGCGGCATCGCCATTCCGACGCTCTGTTTTCTCGAAACGCTGAAGCCGGTGAACGTCTGCCGCCTGTGCGTCGTGGAAGTGGAGGGGGCGCGCGTGCTCGCACCCAGCTGCTCCCGCGCCGTCGAGGCCGGCATGGTGGTGAAGACGCGCTCCCCGCGCGTCGTCCTGGCGCGGCGTGTCGTGCTCGAACTGCTCGCGTCCTCTGTCGATCTGTCGACCGCACCTGGGCTCGCCGAGCTGCTGTCGGAGTACGAGTGCCGTCCGGAGCGCTTCGGCGCGGCGGCGGCGACCGTCGCGCAGCCGGTGAAGATCGACAACGATCTCTACGTCCGCGACTACAGCAAGTGCGTGCTCTGCTACAAGTGCGTCGAGGCGTGCGGGCCGGATCACCAGAACACCTTCGCGATCGCCGTCGCGGGCCGTGGATTCGGCGCCGGGATTGCGACCGAGTTCGACGCCCCGCTGCCCGACTCGGCCTGTGTCTACTGCGGCAACTGCATCGCCGTGTGTCCCACCGGCGCGTTGATGGCCAGCCGCGAGTTCGATCTGCGCCGCAGCGGCGAGTGGGAGCCGTCGCGCCAGACGACGACCGATACCATCTGTCCATACTGCGGCGTCGGCTGCACGCTGACGCTGCACGTGCAGGACGGGGAGATCGTCAAGGCCACGTCGCCGCTCGACAACTCGATTACCGCCGGTAATCTCTGCATCAAGGGGCGGTTTGGCTGGAGCTTCGTCTCGCCCCCCGCGCGATCGACCGGCGCCGAGTGA
- a CDS encoding NAD(P)H-dependent oxidoreductase subunit E has protein sequence MDIRPVDATATTDERAAVNALLGPPQSAWDGGPRGNPRDAHVAAVGGRDTRARRHLLLPALRALQSRVGWISEGGLGYVCDRLNVPPADAWGVATFYALLFTAPTPRRIVHVCDDIACKARGADAVTSALERAVGPPLGHASHSARTAPHDAAALAPRASGWMRSPCLGRCDRAPAAFVAAAGERPYEALIGDATADRVQALLNGADAGFPQGTVVRQPVEQLRLLRRVGRVDPASIDAYRADGGFAALEKARGIGAAAVIAEVTAAGLLGRGGAAFPTGRKWEAVRSEPATPHYLICNADESEPGTFKDRVLMEEDPFAIVEAMAIAAFATGCERGYVYVRGEYPLAAARLQHAIDAARVAGLLGTLDIEIRRGAGAYICGEETAIFESIEGRRGEPRNKPPFPVQAGLFGKPTVVNNVETLANVPHILLGGAAAFAAVGTAASAGTRLFCLSGNVEHPGVYEAPYGVTLRALIDLAGGLAPGRTLRAVLLGGAAGSFVRPEDVDLRLTHEDTRAAGTTLGSGVVMVLDDSVDLRALVLRIASFFRDESCGQCVPCRVGTIRQEEALHRLSAAPGGRLPAEELVLLDDVGAAMRDASICGLGQTAYSAIESAIKRLHLFDGSGAPR, from the coding sequence ATGGATATCCGTCCTGTCGACGCGACGGCCACGACGGACGAGCGCGCGGCGGTGAACGCGCTGCTCGGCCCGCCGCAGTCGGCCTGGGACGGCGGCCCTCGCGGCAACCCGCGCGACGCGCACGTGGCGGCCGTGGGCGGCCGCGATACGCGCGCGCGCCGGCACCTGCTGCTGCCGGCGCTCCGCGCGTTGCAATCGCGCGTCGGCTGGATCAGCGAGGGCGGCCTCGGGTACGTCTGCGATCGGCTCAACGTCCCGCCCGCCGACGCGTGGGGCGTGGCGACGTTTTACGCGCTGCTGTTCACCGCGCCCACCCCGCGGCGCATCGTCCACGTCTGCGACGACATCGCGTGCAAGGCCCGCGGCGCCGACGCGGTGACCTCAGCGCTCGAACGTGCGGTCGGGCCTCCGCTTGGACATGCCTCGCATTCCGCACGCACCGCGCCGCATGATGCGGCGGCCCTCGCTCCCCGAGCGTCCGGCTGGATGCGGTCGCCGTGCCTCGGCAGGTGCGACCGCGCGCCGGCGGCGTTCGTCGCCGCGGCCGGCGAGCGTCCCTACGAAGCGCTGATCGGGGACGCCACCGCGGATCGTGTGCAGGCGTTGCTGAACGGCGCGGACGCCGGCTTCCCCCAGGGAACCGTGGTGAGACAACCGGTCGAGCAGTTGCGTCTGCTGCGCCGCGTCGGGCGCGTCGACCCGGCGAGCATCGACGCGTACCGCGCCGATGGCGGATTTGCGGCGCTCGAGAAGGCGCGTGGCATCGGCGCCGCCGCCGTGATCGCCGAAGTCACTGCGGCGGGCCTGCTCGGCCGCGGCGGCGCGGCGTTTCCGACCGGACGCAAATGGGAAGCGGTCCGCAGCGAGCCGGCGACGCCTCACTATCTGATCTGCAATGCCGACGAATCGGAGCCGGGCACGTTCAAGGATCGCGTCCTCATGGAGGAAGATCCGTTCGCGATCGTCGAAGCGATGGCCATCGCCGCGTTCGCGACGGGCTGCGAGCGCGGCTACGTCTACGTCCGCGGCGAGTACCCGCTCGCCGCCGCGCGTCTGCAGCACGCCATCGACGCGGCGCGTGTCGCCGGGCTGCTCGGCACGCTCGACATCGAGATCCGCCGCGGCGCCGGCGCTTACATCTGCGGCGAAGAGACCGCGATCTTCGAGTCGATCGAAGGCCGGCGCGGCGAGCCGCGCAACAAGCCGCCGTTTCCGGTGCAGGCCGGCCTGTTCGGCAAGCCGACCGTCGTCAACAACGTCGAGACGCTGGCCAACGTGCCGCACATCCTGCTCGGCGGCGCCGCCGCCTTTGCCGCGGTCGGCACCGCTGCCTCGGCGGGCACGCGTCTGTTCTGTCTCTCCGGGAACGTCGAGCATCCCGGCGTGTACGAAGCGCCGTACGGCGTCACGCTGCGCGCGCTGATCGATCTGGCCGGCGGACTTGCGCCCGGACGAACGCTGCGCGCGGTGCTGCTCGGCGGCGCGGCGGGCTCCTTCGTGCGGCCCGAGGACGTCGATCTCCGCCTGACGCACGAAGACACGCGCGCGGCGGGGACCACGCTCGGATCGGGAGTGGTGATGGTGCTGGACGACAGCGTCGATCTGCGCGCCCTCGTGCTCCGCATCGCGTCGTTCTTCCGCGATGAATCGTGCGGCCAGTGCGTGCCGTGCCGTGTCGGCACGATCCGGCAGGAAGAGGCGCTGCACCGGCTGAGCGCGGCGCCTGGAGGCCGCCTCCCGGCGGAGGAGTTGGTGCTGCTCGACGACGTCGGCGCCGCCATGCGCGATGCGTCGATCTGCGGGCTGGGACAGACCGCGTACTCGGCGATCGAGTCGGCGATCAAGCGTCTCCATCTCTTCGATGGATCGGGAGCGCCGCGATGA
- a CDS encoding molybdopterin-dependent oxidoreductase, translated as MKKGRPSRSYSRLTEPLIRVNGALVPASWDAALDRAAEGFRRNLDARGANALGIFSCSKSTNEVNFLAQKLARVAFGTNNIDSCNRTUHAPSVVGLATVFGAGGGTSSYREVEETEVVLLWGSNARAAHPIWFHHLLKGIRNGARLYVIDPRRTASAQWADVWMGLNVGSDIALANTMAREIIHAGLAHDGFIANGTSGFDAYREAVESYTLEFGERATGVPADVIREAAHAYARADKAMICWTLGITEHHNAVDNVLALINLALLTGHVGRWGSGCNPLRGQNNVQGGGDMGAIPNKLPGFQDIELDAAARARIGAMWKTTIQPTYGMNLTQMLQAMSRRELTALYVIGENPAQSDADAHHVEQSLAGLDHLVVQEIFLTRTAEFAHVVLPAAATWCEGEGTVTNSERRVQRVRKATDPPPGARDELWIISQLARRLGHDWGEPTAEQVWNEFRVVAPHFAGGMSYARLEALHGIQWPCPDESHPGETFLHGRLWQVPCAGRPAPFSVVHHDPPVEQPDAEFPLLLTTGRRLESYNTGVQTSGYDSPLHFGETLDISPEDAARLGIGDGMPVAVISRRGRVTAPARIDGGLRAGMVFMTLHFPDDVATNRLTIDVSDPKSGTAEFKACAVRVEPAPAHDLAARGVI; from the coding sequence ATGAAAAAGGGCCGTCCGTCCAGGTCGTATTCCCGCCTGACCGAACCCCTGATTCGCGTGAACGGCGCGCTCGTGCCCGCCTCCTGGGACGCGGCGCTGGATCGCGCGGCCGAGGGTTTTCGCCGCAACCTCGATGCGCGCGGTGCGAACGCGCTCGGCATCTTCAGCTGCTCGAAGTCCACCAACGAGGTGAACTTCCTGGCGCAGAAGCTGGCCCGCGTCGCGTTCGGCACCAACAACATCGACAGCTGCAACCGGACATGACACGCCCCTAGCGTCGTCGGTCTGGCGACGGTGTTCGGCGCGGGCGGGGGGACGAGCTCCTACCGCGAGGTCGAGGAGACGGAGGTGGTGCTCCTGTGGGGATCGAACGCCCGCGCGGCGCATCCCATCTGGTTTCACCACCTGCTGAAGGGGATCCGGAACGGCGCGCGGCTGTACGTGATCGATCCGCGGCGCACCGCCTCGGCGCAGTGGGCCGACGTGTGGATGGGGCTGAACGTCGGCAGCGACATCGCGCTCGCCAACACCATGGCGCGCGAGATCATTCATGCCGGCCTCGCGCATGACGGCTTCATCGCCAACGGCACCTCGGGGTTCGACGCCTATCGCGAAGCGGTCGAGTCCTACACGCTCGAGTTCGGCGAGCGGGCGACCGGCGTGCCCGCCGACGTCATACGCGAAGCCGCCCACGCCTACGCGCGCGCCGACAAGGCGATGATCTGCTGGACGCTGGGGATTACCGAGCATCACAACGCCGTCGACAACGTGCTCGCGCTGATCAACCTGGCGCTGCTCACCGGCCACGTGGGCCGCTGGGGCTCGGGATGCAATCCGCTGCGTGGGCAGAACAACGTCCAGGGCGGCGGCGACATGGGCGCCATCCCCAACAAGCTGCCGGGCTTTCAGGACATCGAGCTGGACGCCGCGGCGCGCGCGCGCATCGGGGCGATGTGGAAGACGACGATTCAGCCCACATACGGCATGAATCTCACCCAGATGCTGCAGGCGATGTCGCGCCGTGAGCTGACGGCGCTCTACGTGATCGGCGAGAACCCGGCGCAGTCGGACGCCGACGCCCACCACGTCGAGCAGTCGCTCGCCGGCCTCGACCATCTCGTGGTGCAGGAGATCTTCCTGACCCGGACGGCGGAATTCGCCCACGTCGTGCTGCCTGCCGCCGCGACGTGGTGTGAAGGGGAAGGCACGGTCACCAACAGCGAGCGCCGCGTGCAGCGGGTGCGCAAGGCCACCGATCCGCCGCCCGGCGCACGAGACGAGTTGTGGATCATCTCGCAGCTTGCGCGGCGCCTCGGCCACGACTGGGGAGAGCCGACGGCCGAACAGGTGTGGAACGAGTTCAGGGTGGTGGCGCCCCATTTCGCCGGCGGCATGAGCTACGCGCGCCTGGAGGCGCTGCACGGAATCCAGTGGCCCTGTCCCGACGAATCGCATCCGGGGGAGACGTTCCTGCACGGCCGCCTGTGGCAGGTGCCGTGCGCCGGACGGCCCGCGCCGTTCAGCGTCGTCCATCACGACCCGCCGGTGGAGCAGCCGGATGCCGAGTTCCCGCTGCTGCTCACGACCGGCCGCCGCCTCGAGTCGTACAACACCGGCGTGCAGACGAGCGGATACGATTCGCCGCTGCACTTCGGCGAGACGCTCGACATCTCACCCGAGGACGCGGCGCGGCTCGGCATTGGCGACGGCATGCCGGTGGCGGTGATCTCCCGCCGCGGCCGCGTCACCGCGCCGGCCCGGATCGACGGCGGCCTGCGCGCGGGGATGGTGTTCATGACGCTGCACTTCCCCGACGACGTGGCGACGAATCGGCTGACCATCGACGTGTCGGATCCGAAGTCGGGCACCGCGGAGTTCAAGGCCTGCGCCGTGCGCGTCGAGCCGGCGCCGGCGCACGATCTGGCGGCCCGAGGTGTGATCTAG
- a CDS encoding metallophosphoesterase: MIEHRRTAGGLVHAGVVVAACAIAAAQQPAAPVIPAWVDVKPIAPPRTPLPPEAATAQVTRFSFVAYGDTRSGGPTATAPDDGQAPNAAHAVVMDAMLAKVKELSSTPAPVRFVLQSGDAVLRGVEGSRFNIGFTPIIERLTAGANVPYFFSVGNHDTTSASAPGDPLRAVGLHNTLTAMSKLIPAEGSPRRLNGYPTYAFGYGNMFVLAIDSNIPADPVQLSWVTSQLEHLDRGRFPHIAVFFHHPPFSSGPHSGASADPVPGTGRKAADRPEAQTLAIRNLYMPLFRRHHVRLLITGHEHQYDHFVERYDDQGVTHRMDVIVTGGGGAPITTYYGEQDLRAYLAAGAAANVKVEHLMKPGMTPAENPHHFVVIQVDGDKLLLEVVGTGPAPYAPYPGGVSKLSLSDVRRSS; this comes from the coding sequence ATGATCGAGCACAGGCGTACGGCGGGCGGGCTCGTCCATGCGGGCGTGGTCGTGGCGGCATGCGCGATTGCGGCGGCGCAGCAACCGGCAGCGCCGGTGATTCCCGCCTGGGTCGACGTGAAGCCGATTGCGCCGCCGCGGACGCCGCTGCCCCCCGAGGCGGCGACGGCGCAGGTCACGCGGTTCTCGTTCGTCGCCTACGGCGATACGCGCTCGGGCGGCCCGACCGCGACGGCGCCCGACGACGGGCAGGCGCCCAACGCGGCGCATGCCGTCGTCATGGACGCGATGCTGGCGAAGGTGAAGGAACTGTCGTCGACGCCGGCGCCGGTCCGCTTCGTCCTGCAGTCAGGGGACGCGGTGTTGCGCGGCGTCGAAGGATCGCGCTTCAACATCGGCTTCACGCCGATCATCGAGCGCCTGACCGCAGGGGCGAACGTGCCGTATTTCTTCTCGGTCGGCAACCACGACACCACGTCGGCGTCCGCGCCCGGCGATCCGCTGCGCGCCGTCGGGCTGCACAACACGCTCACGGCGATGTCGAAGCTGATTCCCGCCGAGGGATCGCCGCGCCGTCTGAACGGCTACCCGACCTACGCGTTCGGCTACGGGAACATGTTCGTTCTTGCGATCGATTCGAACATCCCGGCCGATCCGGTGCAGCTGTCGTGGGTCACCAGCCAGCTCGAACACCTCGATCGCGGCCGCTTCCCGCACATCGCCGTGTTCTTTCACCATCCGCCGTTTTCATCCGGACCGCACAGCGGCGCCTCGGCCGACCCGGTGCCGGGCACGGGACGCAAGGCGGCGGATCGTCCGGAGGCGCAGACCCTCGCGATTCGAAATCTGTACATGCCGCTGTTCCGCAGGCATCACGTGCGGCTGCTCATCACCGGGCACGAGCATCAGTACGATCATTTCGTCGAGCGCTACGACGACCAGGGCGTCACCCACCGCATGGACGTCATCGTCACCGGAGGCGGCGGGGCGCCGATTACGACGTATTACGGCGAGCAGGATCTGCGCGCCTACCTGGCCGCGGGGGCGGCGGCGAACGTGAAGGTCGAGCACCTGATGAAGCCGGGCATGACGCCGGCCGAGAATCCGCACCACTTCGTCGTCATTCAGGTGGACGGCGACAAGCTGCTCCTCGAAGTGGTCGGCACCGGACCGGCGCCCTACGCGCCGTATCCCGGCGGCGTCTCGAAGCTGTCGTTGAGCGACGTCAGGCGGTCATCCTGA